Below is a genomic region from Spirosoma radiotolerans.
CAATAACATAGGCACCATAGGCCTTGGCAAATTGTACCGCCAGGCTGCCAATACCTCCTGCCGCCCCGTGTACCAAAACGCGGTGGCCTGGCTGCACCTTTGCCTTCTCGACCATACCATTATAGGCCATACGCGCACAGGCTGGTAACGAACCGGCTTCGTTAAAGCTGAGACTACGCGGCATAAGCGCAAACTGGGTCGCTTTGGCGGCAAGGTATTCCGTATAGCTGCCATCCAAATAGTTGGGTACACCATATACACGGTCCCCCTTTTTGAATTCCGTTACTTCGCTTCCCACCTCTTCCACAATCCCGGCCCCATCAATGCCTAAGCCCATCGGTAATTTCAACAGTGGTTTCAAGGCCTCATTTCCGCCCCGGCGTATGATGTAATCGGCCGGGTTTACACTGGCAGCATAAACTTTTACCAAGATCTCATCTGGAGCGGGAACGGGGCGTTCCACCTGGACAATTCTCATCACTTCTGGTTCACCAAACTCATAAATTCGGATTGCTTTCATCGTTACGCTGTTTTGTCATGCAAAAGTCTGCAACAACGTGATGGTCCATTTAACTGGATTGCCTTTTGTTTTAACCAAAGTGGTGACTTTACAATGCAACTATAATTAATCGCCCAACAAACCCCTTCAATAAATGAACGCTTACTTTTTAACATGTGTCAATCGCTATCAGCAGCACATGGTGCTATTGGTAGCGATTGACATCCGGTATTAGTTATAAGCCGCCAGCCATTTAGCTTTAGTTGCTGCGCGGGCGGCAATAAATTCTTTATCGGTACCCTGCGCAATGGCATCCAGAGGAAAGCGCAGCGGCCGGGTTCCTTTTTCCATCGTGATCAGTTCCAGAACGCCGTCAGCAATCGTCTGCGGATTCATCTTAAACTCAACCATTTTACCGAATAAAGATTGGCCAATGGCATTGAATTTTTGCTGGGCCGCTTCGCCATATTCGGCAATGATGTCGGCTTTATCAGCGTTAACGCCCACCTTGACGCCCGTATTCATTTCCGTCGGATAAACACCGGACTGAATACTAACGTTTTCAATGCCATACTCGCTCAGTTCATCCTGAAGTCCTTCTGTAATGGTTTCTACACCAAATTTCGACGCCATGTAGGGAACCATGAATGGTAAGGTATGCCCGCTGGCTCCGGTGGTAATGTTAATGATGAGCCCGCTTTGGGCTTTCCGCATGCTGGGCAGAACGGCCTGATAAGTCCGTACAACTCCATAAAAATTCACTTCGAACATCGTCCGAATCTGATCAAGCGAATAGGCTTCCAATAAACCAAAACCTGCGACGGCGGCATTGTTAACCAGTACATCGATACGGCCGTATTTTTCCAGCGTTTGCGCGAAGGCGTTTTGTACAGAAGCATTATCAGTGACGTCGATTTCGACAACGTCGATGTTAGCAATGGCGGCCAGTTCATTGGCTACAGCCTGGTTTTTGCCGGTTGTACCACGCATACCGGCGATGACCGAGTGTCCGGCATTCGCTAAGGTGAGGGCGGTTAATTTACCAAATCCGGTACTGGTACCGGTAATGAATACGACTTTTGACATGGTATGTATTGGTTCTTGTTCGTGCTGTTTGAACGATGCAAAAGTGCAGCGCCTGCCTTAGCTGACCATTGATATTTCGTAAGAAAGAACTTGATCTAGATCAACCGTAAGCAAGGATTCATGAACCAGGATCCACACAAAAAAGGCCGCTAATCCTACGATTAGCGGCCGGTGAATTTTATGGAAAGAGCGTTACTAGTTGCAGCATGTGACTTTAACCGAATACATTGATGCTGACTGTTCTACGGCTGAAAGAAAGCACTTGATCCTGGTCCGGGCATTGGTCTGGTGATCATTTTTTGGCCACCTGGCCTCTGACCCGACTCAGCGTTTCAGGGGTCATGCCCAGGAACGAAGCAATCATACTTTGCGGAATGCGCTGGGCTAAGGCTGGGTAAGCCTGGATAAAAAACAAGTATTTTTCCTCCGCGGTATAGCTGATAGCTGCCTGTATCCGGTTTTGAGAGACTACGAAGCTCTTCTGTAGGATTGCATTGACCATCTCATTGAAAGCCGGAATCTGCTGCGAAATCCGCTGGAAGTTCTCCTGGGTAATCAACACAACTTCACTGTCTTCGATGGCGTCGATGTTCAGCCGGGAAGGCTTGCCCGACAACAAACTTTCGCGGTCGCCGATCCACCAGTTTTCAATGGCAAAGCCAATGACGTGTTCCTGGCCTTTCTCATCGACGGCATACGAGCGCATACACCCCCTGGTAACAAAGGCATTGTAGAGCCAGACGTCTCCTTCCTGAAGCAAATACTGCTTTTTACGCAGCTTTTTAAGAATACTCAACGTCCGTATCCATTCTATTTCGGATTCGGACAAGGAAATTCGTTGAAGAAGATAGTGCGTAAAAACGTCAAACATGGGTCAACTATACCGGCTATATTTCAATACCGGCTCCTGTTGCAAAGAACGTTTATTTTCACACAACGGCAGTTGGTACAAGGCAATACCATCCAGCTTTATATAGGATCGCTTAATGG
It encodes:
- a CDS encoding SDR family oxidoreductase gives rise to the protein MSKVVFITGTSTGFGKLTALTLANAGHSVIAGMRGTTGKNQAVANELAAIANIDVVEIDVTDNASVQNAFAQTLEKYGRIDVLVNNAAVAGFGLLEAYSLDQIRTMFEVNFYGVVRTYQAVLPSMRKAQSGLIINITTGASGHTLPFMVPYMASKFGVETITEGLQDELSEYGIENVSIQSGVYPTEMNTGVKVGVNADKADIIAEYGEAAQQKFNAIGQSLFGKMVEFKMNPQTIADGVLELITMEKGTRPLRFPLDAIAQGTDKEFIAARAATKAKWLAAYN
- a CDS encoding NADP-dependent oxidoreductase — encoded protein: MKAIRIYEFGEPEVMRIVQVERPVPAPDEILVKVYAASVNPADYIIRRGGNEALKPLLKLPMGLGIDGAGIVEEVGSEVTEFKKGDRVYGVPNYLDGSYTEYLAAKATQFALMPRSLSFNEAGSLPACARMAYNGMVEKAKVQPGHRVLVHGAAGGIGSLAVQFAKAYGAYVIGTASAHNADFLKQLGADEVIDYNTQKFEHVVSDIDVVFNATPTTTVDEALRLRSVPVLNEGGIFVCTHGVWPSELFKGLLAKKKATVSMAGVDVNHHKIFTEVAKLIDLGKVKAVVNKVYPWERAAQAHHDSETKHVRGKIVLQIYQED
- a CDS encoding Crp/Fnr family transcriptional regulator, with product MFDVFTHYLLQRISLSESEIEWIRTLSILKKLRKKQYLLQEGDVWLYNAFVTRGCMRSYAVDEKGQEHVIGFAIENWWIGDRESLLSGKPSRLNIDAIEDSEVVLITQENFQRISQQIPAFNEMVNAILQKSFVVSQNRIQAAISYTAEEKYLFFIQAYPALAQRIPQSMIASFLGMTPETLSRVRGQVAKK